A region of Tepidisphaeraceae bacterium DNA encodes the following proteins:
- a CDS encoding ADP-ribosylglycohydrolase family protein, whose amino-acid sequence MLQEARSTVNQTLRNRVVACWIGKAIGGTLGMPLEGKAGPFELTFYDPVPTKMVPNDDLDLQVLWACKLDEMGRDVRVDRHVLADAWLNQVSFPWDEYGVAIRNLRAGLRAPFSGSVDNWFQHGMGAAIRSEVWACLAAGKPQLAAQYAYEDACVDHAGEGIWAEVFFAALQAQAFVERDPHALLRVALAQLPADSRIARAVGDTVVWWQQDGDWRQVRSRILDSYGEDNFTDVTMNVAFTILGWLDGAGDFGRAVCTAVNCGMDTDCTGATVGALMGIIDPTCIPEQWVRPIGRELVVDKRITGIQPPSTLDGFADLVLDLGRRLNGRAPAAGAAGSMSPQSPGPRFVELQPLDRVPTSEVAPEMNDVQRLAVDGYWAQMPAATWTTPALAVRYRFDLPVATAARVMFNTHQPYQLWLDGQPLIKSGGDVLKPSFHRAPDGQRADLPLAAGGHELIVVIEPPRPGEQGGWIWGVGDSKTHQWVPLTFA is encoded by the coding sequence ATGCTGCAAGAAGCCCGATCAACCGTGAATCAAACCCTTCGTAACCGTGTCGTCGCATGCTGGATTGGCAAGGCGATAGGTGGGACGCTTGGGATGCCCCTTGAAGGGAAGGCGGGGCCATTCGAGCTGACGTTCTACGACCCCGTGCCGACGAAGATGGTGCCGAACGACGACTTGGACCTGCAGGTGCTTTGGGCGTGCAAGCTCGACGAGATGGGGCGGGACGTTCGGGTCGACCGCCACGTATTGGCCGACGCGTGGTTGAACCAGGTGAGCTTTCCGTGGGACGAGTACGGCGTCGCCATCCGCAACCTGCGCGCGGGCCTGCGGGCGCCGTTCAGTGGCAGCGTCGACAATTGGTTCCAGCACGGCATGGGGGCTGCCATCCGCAGCGAAGTGTGGGCCTGCCTGGCTGCCGGCAAGCCGCAACTGGCGGCGCAGTACGCGTACGAGGACGCCTGCGTCGACCACGCGGGTGAAGGCATCTGGGCCGAGGTCTTCTTTGCCGCGCTGCAGGCGCAGGCGTTCGTCGAGCGAGACCCGCATGCCCTGTTGCGCGTCGCGCTCGCGCAGCTCCCGGCCGACAGCCGGATCGCGCGCGCCGTCGGCGACACGGTCGTCTGGTGGCAGCAAGATGGCGATTGGCGACAGGTGCGCAGTCGGATTCTCGATTCGTACGGTGAGGATAACTTCACCGACGTCACCATGAACGTGGCGTTTACCATCCTGGGGTGGCTCGATGGGGCCGGCGATTTCGGTCGCGCGGTCTGCACCGCCGTCAACTGTGGGATGGATACCGACTGTACCGGCGCAACGGTCGGTGCGCTCATGGGCATCATCGACCCCACGTGCATCCCCGAGCAGTGGGTCCGCCCGATCGGCCGGGAACTGGTCGTCGACAAGCGCATCACCGGCATTCAACCGCCGTCCACGCTTGACGGCTTTGCCGATCTGGTCCTCGATCTGGGCCGCCGATTGAACGGGCGCGCGCCGGCCGCCGGCGCGGCGGGATCGATGTCGCCGCAGTCACCGGGCCCGCGGTTCGTTGAGTTACAACCCCTCGATCGCGTTCCAACGTCCGAGGTTGCCCCCGAGATGAACGACGTGCAGCGGCTTGCCGTCGACGGGTATTGGGCCCAAATGCCAGCCGCGACGTGGACGACGCCAGCGCTGGCGGTTCGATACCGGTTCGACCTTCCCGTGGCGACGGCGGCGCGCGTGATGTTCAACACGCACCAGCCGTATCAGCTCTGGCTGGATGGACAGCCGTTGATCAAGAGTGGCGGTGACGTGCTCAAACCCTCCTTCCACCGCGCGCCCGATGGCCAGCGTGCCGATCTGCCATTGGCCGCAGGAGGACACGAACTGATCGTCGTCATCGAGCCGCCGCGACCCGGCGAGCAGGGGGGATGGATCTGGGGCGTGGGCGATTCGAAGACGCATCAATGGGTTCCATTGACCTTCGCCTGA